GTGGCAGTTTCCTGATGGGGCAAACCGATCAGGATGTAACCTTCGCTCAGATAGCACAAACCAAACAGGTTACTATCCAGCCATTCTTCATGGATCAGACCGAAACCACCAACAGCCAATACAAAATGTTTGTGAACTGGGTTCGCGATTCGATTGCCATTTCAAAGTATATCAACGATAATAAATACTTTATTCAGCCTAAAGGCGGTGCCGGCAATTCCGGTAACAATAAAAAATATATCAACTGGGATTTTGTAAAGAAAAACCCAATCTGGAGCGCCAAAAAAGGCCAGGCCAGCAACTCGCAAAAGTTGCAGGGCATGTACTATCAGGGCGACGACCGCGTATTTGACCGCGACGAAGTTGATGTTCGCGTTTTAAAATACAATTACGCCTTATATACACTGCGCGATGCCGCAAGCTATCACAACGATAAAACCAAACATCGTTCTGATTTCATTTTCCGCGATACCGTTCCTGTTTATCCTGATACCCTGGTATGGCTGAGCGATTTTTCGTATGCTGCCAACGAGCCGATGGTTGAAAGTTATTTTTCACACCCGGCTTTCCGCAACTACCCTGTGGTAGGTGTAACCTGGAGGCAGGCCCGCGCTTACACCGTATGGCGCACCCGCTATAACGATGCTTATAAAGATAAACGCCATTTACCACACCGCGCACCTTATAATCTGCCTACTGAGGCCGAGTTTGAGTACGCTGCACGTGGCGGCAGGATAGGTACCGATTACCCATGGGGTGGTCCGTACATCAAAAATGCCAAAGGTTGCTTAATGGCCAACTTTAAACCAGGCCGCGGTAACTATACTGATGACGGCGGCCCTTACACCGTAAACGTTCGATCTTATTTCCCTAACGATTACGGCTTGTATAACATGGCAGGTAACGTTGCCGAATGGACACTATCTGCATTCGATGAATCGGCATCTACTTTTGTG
The sequence above is a segment of the Mucilaginibacter celer genome. Coding sequences within it:
- a CDS encoding SUMF1/EgtB/PvdO family nonheme iron enzyme: MKQIYFLIVVLAGGVLSGCGRGGGDRGEVVGVPARSFRAEVPYGMVYIPGGSFLMGQTDQDVTFAQIAQTKQVTIQPFFMDQTETTNSQYKMFVNWVRDSIAISKYINDNKYFIQPKGGAGNSGNNKKYINWDFVKKNPIWSAKKGQASNSQKLQGMYYQGDDRVFDRDEVDVRVLKYNYALYTLRDAASYHNDKTKHRSDFIFRDTVPVYPDTLVWLSDFSYAANEPMVESYFSHPAFRNYPVVGVTWRQARAYTVWRTRYNDAYKDKRHLPHRAPYNLPTEAEFEYAARGGRIGTDYPWGGPYIKNAKGCLMANFKPGRGNYTDDGGPYTVNVRSYFPNDYGLYNMAGNVAEWTLSAFDESASTFVHDLAPTFNYEAKATDPEVLKRKVVRGGSWKDIGYFLQNSTRTYEYQDTAKSYIGFRCVTHYLGRDIKDKR